The sequence below is a genomic window from Brooklawnia cerclae.
TGCTGATCGTAGAAGGCCAGGGTGTTGAGCCGTCCGGCGACCGGGTCGTAGGTGAGGGCGCCCCACCCGGAACCCTGGATCGACAGCGCGGCAGCGCCGAACTGCTTCTTGAAGGCATCGAAGCTGTCGAAGTACTCGTCGATCGCGGCGGCCAGCTCACCGTCGGGACGCTCGGGGGCGTTGGGGGCCAGGTTCTTCCAGAAGATGCTGTGGTTGGTGTGGCCGCCGAGGTTGAAGGCCAGATCCTTCTCGAGCTTGCTGACGGCGCCGAAATCGCCTGTGGCGCGGGCCTCGGCAAGCTTCTCCAG
It includes:
- a CDS encoding superoxide dismutase, with translation MAIYTLPDLDYDYGALEPYISGEIMQLHHDKHHKAYVDGANTALEKLAEARATGDFGAVSKLEKDLAFNLGGHTNHSIFWKNLAPNAPERPDGELAAAIDEYFDSFDAFKKQFGAAALSIQGSGWGALTYDPVAGRLNTLAFYDQQNNLPVGSVPLLLLDMWEHAFYLQYKNVKADYVNAFWSVVNWADVAARFAAAK